The Watersipora subatra chromosome 1, tzWatSuba1.1, whole genome shotgun sequence genome has a window encoding:
- the LOC137397262 gene encoding GEM-interacting protein-like has product MVHGIYRISSAASKVHSLRSKFSSTSETVDLKGEQPHSIAAVLKEYFRNLSSSLLGQVEGINVEGGLDELKHYIENLPSSYYRTAKYIFGHLARLSAQHTETGMTASNLAVIWGPNLSKIKDTAEPFKLRKALDRQKDIVETIIINYDVIFPSTPLHSSTASGSTAQISSPSRVPQTTRNSITSNNCVQHDCQVSSTGSEIAPKRALTMASLPTTSTLTSIEKPATSSSPVISYPVKRCLPVARSAPAVLSDKTRASVATSDSLSELPPWHYQPYKETPPSPSFDSGVRFLPKYDTPIDEVLLAIKRRQMIIIRKACFPPGYYLKVSLI; this is encoded by the exons ATGGTGCATGGGATTTACAGGATATCTTCGGCCGCTTCCAAGGTTCACAGTCTAAG GTCAAAGTTCTCATCGACATCTGAAACAGTAGATCTCAAGGGAGAACAACCGCACTCCATTGCTGCAGTTCTGAAAGAATATTTCAGGAATTTATCATCATCTTTACTTGGACAAGTTGAAGGCATAAAT GTTGAGGGAGGCTTGGACGAGCTGAAGCACTATATAGAGAACCTACCATCATCATATTACAG AACAGCAAAGTATATATTTGGGCACCTTGCAAGGCTGTCCGCTCAACACACAGAAACAGGAATGACTGCGTCCAACCTGGCTGTAATCTGGGGCCCTAACTTGTCAAA GATAAAAGACACAGCAGAACCATTTAAGTTAAGAaaggctttggacagacaaaaAGACATAGTCGAGACCATTATTATCAACTATGATGTGATTTTTCCATCAACACCTCTTCACAGCTCTACTGCATCTGGTTCAACCGCTCAAATCTCTTCACCATCCAGAGTACCACAAACTACAAGAAATTCCATTACATCCAATAACTGTGTACAACATGACTGCCAGGTGTCAAGTACAGGTTCGGAAATTGCCCCAAAGCGAGCATTAACAATGGCCTCCTTACCAACGACCTCTACACTAACCTCGATTGAAAAGCCTGCTACTAGCTCTTCGCCAGTAATAAGTTATCCTGTGAAACGATGTTTGCCAGTGGCTCGCTCCGCACCAGCCGTCTTATCTGATAAGACTAGAGCATCTGTTGCCACCTCCGACTCTCTCTCTGAGTTACCTCCATGGCACTACCAGCCGTACAAGGAGACGCCTCCATCTCCATCCTTCGATTCTG GAGTGAGATTTCTACCCAAGTATGACACACCAATCGATGAAGTGCTTCTGGCTATCAAGAGAAGACAAATGATAATTATACGAAAGGCGTGCTTTCCACCAGGATATTATCTCAAAGTTTCCCTGATATAG
- the LOC137385897 gene encoding uncharacterized protein, protein MASLPTTSTPTSIEKPATSSSPVISYSVKRCLPVAHSAPAVLSDKTRASVATSDSLSELPPWHYQPYKETPPSPSFDSGVRFLPKYDTPIDEVLLAIKRRQMIIIRKACFPPGYYLKVSLI, encoded by the exons ATGGCCTCCTTACCGACGACTTCTACACCAACCTCGATTGAAAAGCCTGCTACTAGCTCTTCCCCAGTAATAAGTTATTCTGTGAAACGATGTTTGCCAGTGGCTCACTCCGCACCAGCCGTCTTATCTGATAAGACTAGAGCATCTGTTGCCACCTCCGACTCTCTCTCCGAGTTACCTCCATGGCACTACCAGCCGTACAAGGAGACGCCTCCATCTCCATCCTTCGATTCtg GAGTGAGATTTTTACCCAAGTATGACACACCAATCGATGAAGTGCTTCTGGCTATCAAGAGAAGACAAATGATAATTATACGAAAGGCGTGCTTTCCACCAGGATATTATCTCAAAGTTTCCCTGATATAG